GTTGTGACATATTAAGAAGCGGGTGGTTGCCTCCTTGGTCTAGGAGACAACCACCCGCTCGATATAAGGCCAATCCCGCACCAGCCCTAGTTCAACCCCTAGAAGGTGATATGGTCTGGGTCGGAGCCCACACGCTTGCCCGTATTCAGGGCGGCAATCGCCTGCATATCTTCAGGGCTGAGCTCAAAATCGAACACGTCGAAATTCTGCTCAATGCGCTCCTGGTGGGTTGACTTCGGAATCACAATCACGCCGCGCTGCAAGTGCCAGCGAATGACCACCTGGGCCGGTGACTTACCGTACTTGCTCCCAATGGCCTCCAGCTGGGGATTGCTCAGCAGGTGGGTGCCGGTGCCGCCCAAGGGGCTCCATGCCTCCACATCGACCCGCAAGTCCCGGTGGCAGTAGTCAATGAGCTCCTGGTTACTGAAGATTGGCGAAGACTCTACCTGGTCCACCGCCGGTTTCAGGGAGCTAATAGAGTGCAGCTCCTCCATGTGGTGCTGCTCGAAGTTGCACACACCAATCGCCCGCACCCGCCGCTGGCTATAGAGCTCCTCCATGTCTTCCCAGGCTTTCTGCCAGCCGTCGACCGGCCAGTGGATCAGGTAGAGGTCAATGTAGTCGGTGCCCAGCCGGTCCAAGCTCTCCTCGAAAGCCTGCT
This window of the Bombiscardovia nodaiensis genome carries:
- the morA gene encoding glyoxal reductase, with translation MEASERQPMIKLNNGVSIPQLGLGVFQTQDGEETVNAVRWALQAGYRHIDTAMAYHNEASVGQGVRESGLKRREVFITTKLWNDDVRQGRTKQAFEESLDRLGTDYIDLYLIHWPVDGWQKAWEDMEELYSQRRVRAIGVCNFEQHHMEELHSISSLKPAVDQVESSPIFSNQELIDYCHRDLRVDVEAWSPLGGTGTHLLSNPQLEAIGSKYGKSPAQVVIRWHLQRGVIVIPKSTHQERIEQNFDVFDFELSPEDMQAIAALNTGKRVGSDPDHITF